The Hermetia illucens chromosome 2, iHerIll2.2.curated.20191125, whole genome shotgun sequence genomic interval CATCATCAATatcccaacaaccggtatccggtctaggcctgccttaataagaaactccagacatcccggttttgcgccgattccGATttccgattcgatatccctaaaagctgtctggcgtcctgacctacgccatcgctccatcttaggcagggtctgcctcgtcttctttttctaccatagatattatagactttccgggctggatcatcctcacccatacggattaagtgacccgcccaccgtaacccattgagccggattttacccacaaccggacggtcatgatatcgctcatagatttcgtcattgtgtaggctacggaaccgtccgttctcatgtagggggccaaaaattcttcggaggattcttctctcgaacgtggccaagagttcgcaactcttcttgctaacaacccaagtttccgaggaatacatgaggactggcaagatcacagtcttgtacagtaagagctttgaccctatggtgagacgtttcgagcggaacagtctttgtaagctgaaataggctctgttggctgacaacaaccgtgcgcggatttcatcaacgtagttgttatcggttatgattttcgaccctagataggagaaattgtcaacggtctcaaagttgtattctcctatccttattcttcttcgtgtttgtgtttgaccagtgcggtttgatgttgttggttgattcgtcttcggtgctgacgttgccaccatatattttgtcttgcctttattgatgtgcagcccaagatctcgcgccaataatcgcctgctcgatctggatgaaggcagtttgtacgtctcgggtggttcttcccatgatgtcgatatcgtcagcataggccagtagttgggtggacttgaagaggatcgtacctcttgcattcacctcagcatcacggatcactttctcgagggccaggttaaaaaggacgcatgatagcgcatccccttgtcgtagaccgttgttgatgtcgaatggtcttgagagtgatcctgctgcttttatctggcctcgcacattggtcagggtcagcctagtcagtcttattaatttcgtcgggataccgaattctctcatggccgtgtacagttttaccctggctatgctatcataggcggctttaaagtcgatgaacagatggtgcaactgttgtccatattccaacagtttttccatcgcttgccgcagagagaaaatctgatctgtcgctgatttgcctggagtgaagcctctttggtatgggccaatgatgttctgggcgtatggggctatccggcctagcaagatagtggagaatatcttagagggtactcagcaacgtgatacctctataattgctgcactgtgtgatatctcttttatgtatgagacagacaatgcctcgttgccaatcgtcgggcattgattcgctgtcccataccttgagcacaagttgatgaaccacttggtgtaactggtcgcctccatatttaaccaattcggctgtaattccatcggctcctggcgactcatgattttttagccgatgaattgcacggactgtttctcctatacttggtggtggcagtatttgtccgtcgttttcagttggcgggacctccaactcgccgatgttctggttgttcagtagctcatcaaagtactcaacccatcgctctaacatgcccattctgtcggaaatcagatttctctctttgtctcggcaggatgagcatcgaggtgtataaggcttcatcctgctgacttgttggtaaaacttgcgcgcctggtgcggttgctccctgtacttttccagttcacagacttgttggttctcccaggcttcctttttccgtctgtgaagtcgcttttccgctcgacggagttcgtgataagtctctgcgcgtgcccgcgttctttgagaatgcaacattactcggtatgcgacaatGGATTTTGCAAAACCCTTGCACTGAATATTGATCCTCTCCTACTGGCTGACGTGGAGCTCGGAAGCCCTCTTGTCTGCGTTCTGgtgtcctttttgtttttccgcGTTTTCTCGATTTACGGGGTTTCCTTCGTTTCCAAGCCGCTCGCGATAACTCTTAAAGTAACTCTGAAGCACTTGTCTGTGCAGTTTTTGTGAATTGATCTTCTTTGGCGCGGTTCCTTTAGCAAATTGTTCAGTGTGTAAGCTGTAAAACTGCACCTCAGtgttgtttcttttgttttgctttacTTCAAGCGCgttgtttttcattttccttttttgctcGTCCACACTCGGCTTTCGTTCCTGAGTATGGGTTCCTTTTTCGCTTTGTATTCCATGTCCCTATTTTCCCTTGTTTACCTTAACTGCACACGAACCACTTTTCTTGTCTTCTTCCCATGTTCAGTGGCGACACTGAGAGACTCTAGCCGCTGTGAGGCTGCTTTCCCTCGGTGCCGCGGTATGGGAGATGCAGTAGATGTCCCTCCTGGAGGCCCCCGCGGAAACCTCACAGGACATGCCGATGGAAAAAGTTGAAGTAAATCTCTTCGCCCCACAAGAAACCGATTTCATCAACGTTAAGCCAAAAAAAACACAGAATCATCAGGGGCAGATCTATTTCCCTAAACTACAAGCTATCGAAACCCAACACCACACAACACGCGGATGAACATCTCAGACTGCAAATCTGCAAAATCCAAGATTTTTGGATTCAGATCAACCGGCTTAAAACCCTTGAGGATTCAAAGGAATCCCTCGGGCACCTTGGGGTGACACCAACGGTCTTCAGTTTCTAAACCCTTGGCTCAGGCAATCTCCTTCGCGTTTTTCCCTGCAAGAGTTCCAGGATGTTCTTGACAGACACAAAAAGCGCTTCGCGGTAGGCACGGATGGGAACATCTACAACTATGTCCAGTGAAAGAACCAATCGGCTACCTCAAAATATATTGGCATGAGGTGATACTAGTCCCGATCCCTAAAAagggaaaaattttaaagttaTCTCAACAGCTTTAAGCCAATCTCCCTCTTCAACATCGTCTCCAAATTAACAAATGCCCTGGTTAAATCCAGTCTTGACCTATCTCTTGAAGATTTCCGCCGGCTCTCAAAGAAAAGCTTTGCTTACATGTCTCAATCACTTGCTAGTTCACATCGCCATTGAGAAGTGCCACAAAAAACATGTTCTTCACCTATCACTGGATATCAATAAAGCCTACGAGAGGGTAGACTTGTCCCTCATAGGAAGCGTGGCTGAGATTAATCTTCCACCTGACATCATCCAAGGGGTATCCTTAGTCCAGTAATCTTCAACGACGTCTCTTCACACAAAATGCTCCAGTAAAGTGAACATTTTTTAATATGCTGATGACTTCCTAATTATAGCATCTGGGGATTTCGGGGAGGATGCAGAAACCTCCTTCGACTGCAGGCAAATCTCTTCACAAATCAGTGTAACTTGTTGCCAACCTGGAGAAGTCATGCACGATTGCTTTTGATCGTTCGCGGCTCGATGTATTCAGTCACAGTATCAGTAACGTCTATCATGAGCATAACAAATCAATCACCTTCCTGGGAAGAATCGTTTTTATCTCTCTCACAGAAGTTAAGAAGCACAGGCCAAGAAGGCGACCAGGGTCATAAATTTTGCCACAGGAGCCAGTTGGTGACTCCATCCTAGAGAAGTTCTCAAGCTATTTAGAGGGATTGTCAGACCACTCCTTGATTGGCACAATTCTCCTCAATATTCGGTCCCAAATAATTTGAATCTCTCACTGCTGTCTCTCTGAAGTGCTGTATTCGCCTCATAAGGACCTCTCCAACCCAAGTCATCTTTGCGGTAGCGAGGGAACCTCTTACAGGAAAATTATTAGCAATCAGAGATATTCTCAATGCCAAAATGTACAACCCCTCCCTATGTCCTCATCAAGGTCAATTCCATCACCTCCAGCACACTATCGGCTGTAACCTCCATCTCGTTCAAACACTTCTCCATATTAAACCCCTATGGGAATGTCGACTCCCCCTCTAGAGCGGATCTTACCTCACGTGATGAAATCGAAACTCAAAAATGGGAAGCTTCGATTTAACGATCCTGGCCACTAATGCCTCGGCCGACGCCTCAAACGCCGGATGTGCGGTATTCTCAAAGGTACAACAACTCTGCGCTATGCTATGAACCAATCTCAAAATTGTTTTCAATGCGGAATGTCATCTTTCCAATACCAAGGGTGGCCTAATTTAACTTAAAGATAAtggatttctttttgttatctctAATACTTTGACGAGTATGTGCTTTGGAAGTTGCTGACCCTCTTTGTGTCGTTTATTTGGCTGTCGTTGAGTTTTTTGGAATTGAATGTGCTTGCTTCTTCCTCAACCTTTGTTTCGTTAAAAAGCTGCGTAGGCTAGTCTTGATTAGTTGCCCCATTTTGCTAGGTCAGAGGCTTAATTTGGATGGAGCCAAGAGGCTTTCGGATCACAATATAGCGTATCAAATCATggttatttcggccggcctttagTTCGTCTTCCgttcacttcgatgttcagaacaatcttcgCAAGTAAGTCttcgtcagcgcgaattatgtgTCCACACCACAGAGGACGCCTCTCACTCAATTTTTCCTCGACCGGCATGTTACGCTACTGGTcaatgcaacatttttatttccattactgcgaggcgccgttcattgtcctcgACTAGCACTCAGAAGTGTAGAAGTtattgttgctttccccgattttattcgtttgattgcacAATTGCTCTAACTGTGTTGAATTGTATCgtagaaatctgctcgaaatattcttgctATCTGTCCATCGCGGCTCTACCGTGTTGCGTTTTAATCCCTTACCCTTTTGGCCatataaataacatggcggagttagacACAACCGTCACTAATATTTCAAACCGCGCAGTAACCTTCCCTGAAAACGCAATATTCAGTTCTCATTCTCTCCTCCTATTCCCTGGGATAAATCTTAGATCCCAATAATTGCTTTGCAGGGGATCTACTGGCTTTGCCCCgcttgagtacattgatgaccGAGAGGATTTTACCCTTGTTTGAAGGAGTAGTCCATATTCGCATGCTGTGGTGATTAGCCATTCCACGAGAGGTGGAACTTCACAAGATGTTATAGGATTGAAATCCGTAGTGAAGATTTGGGACGTAACCAACAACTTAACTTGCACCAGAGAAAGAAGGATTTTTTATGGCGACCCAATATTCTTCAATATCCTACGTCGAACTTTTCAAGATCTCTGCTGTCCGATCAACAAGATAGTTTTCGTACTGCTGGACAAAAAGTAGTTAGCTTTGAGTTTAGGAGCTCGAGATTCTCCTTGCCTAAAAGTGGATACAGATGATCATCCTCGCGATAAATATCAGCACTTTTCTTGCTTCGCACATCCAGAGATCTCCTAAATCTGCTGGTGATCACCATGTGGTCGATCTGTTTAGATATTGCCTCGTTGCCGAGGCGTGGTAACCGTTTCCGAAGCATAATCAATTTCGTCAGTTacaggttaataataataatcgttcaggCAATCATCCAGTggtgagagcacttcattcggaACGGTACCCTgtgggaggcaatatggtcagctttTCGCTCGCCCGTGTTTATTACCCGGATTTAACTCAagaactcattcacagttgagacGACTGGTATCCCACATGCAGTCACGATGCAAACTCCTCTTCCGCCAGTCAGATTTGAAGAGTTGCAGATTGCTCGCCTTTCTCGACAAGAAGGAAATCCTTTGAGTAAATTTCACAAACTCCAACTCACAGGGAGTTCAGTACTTCCGCGGGACAGTCGACTTTTCATGTAGAAAGTATGATGAGTCCGGATGGGTTTGGGCCTTCTTCCTGAGACGCCATTCAGACTGTAGTAACTCTTCCCTCCGCCTGTGTCAAACGGGCTTTAGACCTTCAATGACGAAGTTGGTTGTGGATCAGTTGCCGGCATAAAAGACTAAATTGAGTCTAGAGTAGACAATCACTGTCGGAAGTGGGCAGAACAATGTTTGATAGTGGGACTAGAGTGTTACTTGGTTGCGACAGTTGAGACATTAGTTCTTGCAGGGAAGTTATTGTGTTTTGGGTTCAATATTGCAGCTCTTGGTAGCTTCAGTAGTCTGCATCCTTATTGCCGGAGGAAATGCCCAGAAGTTGACGATCAGATGATTGGTTCCTTCCCCTCACCTTACAAGCGAACCACTATTAGCCTCTCAGGAGTGGTTTATCATTCCCTATCATACGAGGTTTCCTGTTCCTGAGAATAAAGAAACATCTGAAAGGGCAGGAGCATTTTGGTTATGTAGGGCATCAAAATTGGATGATACCAAATTTGAAAAAGCTCCAGAAGCACTTCAAGCAGTGGGAAAAGGGCTTGGCAGATGCATCGCATCTCATGGACAGCCAAACTGTGGTTATTTTTTGTCGGTCTCCccaatatttgaaatattttgaaatgctATTTTAAACAGTTCTTAAAAATTGCGAAATTCTCTCATCTTTTTTTCAGAGgcaaattcaaaacattttgtTACCTTCGGGTAACAGATCCACAAAAGGATCTCTCCAAAATTCACCGTAAGCtttaaaaaattatcatttgtGATCGTCCAACATGAATGACACGGCGAGCACATCTAAAGACATAGTCAGTGTGCCATCAATGCCTACAGGACCGTCAGCATGGGAGCAGCTCACAGCTCCCCAGAACCAAAATGACGCAGGTGCAGCAAATAACAGCAATCTCACATTGGCCTCATCCAGCACTTCGCTGTTGCCTACCACACCGGTAAAAACAATTTCATCACCAGAGCCCATGGCGCACACCCCTCAAGGTCCGCCAACATCACATGGTCCTGTTTACGGGGAAGAATTAACAACAGAATTGGTGAACCAAGGATGGCGAAAGTTCTGGTCAAAACGTGAAAATCGGCCGTACTACTGGAATCGGTTGACCGGCGAATCGTTGTGGGAAATGCCCGGGCAACAGCATCGAGCATTTGATCCACTAACAGATCCATTAGGTATCTGCAGTCCCGGCCAGCCCGGGCCCAGTCCTAATAGCCCCCAATCGAACGCACATGGAAACCTTAAACGTCGGCCATCTGAAGATGCACAACATCCCCATCAGGGGCATGGCGGCGCACCGCCTCCTATGAAGAAATTCATTCTTTCAGGTCCATGGGATCTAGAAATATTTACAAATGCTGTGATTGTCGAGCGTCCACCAACGCTTTTACCACATCCTCATCCAGAAATCGAAGCTATGCGAGCGGCTCTCACAATGAAACTAGTGCGAACCTACGAAGATTTGTGCCTGCGACGAGAAAACATCAAAGCCCCCAGAGATTCCTTTATCAGGTGGATAATGGAGCGGAAAGTTATCGACCGAGGCTGCGATCCACTGCTTCCAAGCCTTTGCATACCCGAAGTCTCACCATCGATGTATCGAGAAATCATGAATGATATTCCCATAAAAATAGTCAAACCAAAATTCACAGGTGACGCAAGAAAGCAACTATCTCGATACGCGGAAGCTGCTAAATACATTATAGAATCACGTTCCGCCCCGGCGGAGAGTAAAAAGATCGTAAAATGGAACGTGGAAGACACGTTCCAATGGTTACGTCGAACAGTCGGAGCAAGTTACGAAGACTTCCAGGATCGGCTGGCACATTTGAAACGACAATGTGAACCGCATCTGGTAGAGACAGTCAAGGGGAGCGTGGAAGCGCTTTGTACAAAAATCTACAATTTGTCTGGAGAACATGCAAAACGGATTCGTGAGAAACATATACTTTTGTTGAAGGATCATGGAATCGGTGAACCCACACCACCACCTCCACCGCCTGTTTTGAAAAAAGTCTGGTGCTATCCCATTCAATTTTCAGTTCCATCACCGCGTATGCCTGTTGTTGAGTACCTTCAGGATCGTGATCATATGGTGATAAAATATACACCGTCATCAATGTCACAACCTGATTCGTTGTTTATTAATCTTACGCACTTGCAAAAGTTGGTAAGTTCCGCGAGAGTTGACCCCCATTGAGGAATTTCATTGACTAAATCTGTTTCTTATATTTTTCCAGGAACAACTTTATCGCTACAACTGTTTCGACGATAAAAAATTTGACCTATTCATCGGTCGGGTGTGGTGCTTACTGAAACGATATCAGACATTTCTTGGCAATTCAGTGAATTCATCACAAGAAGCCGAAATGACTCAGGCTTCACTTCCAGTGCCCGTTTTTGAATGTCTTCATCGACATTTTGGCGTTACATTCGAGTGCTTCGCATCGCCATTGAATAGTTATTTTCGTCAATTTTGCTCGGCATTTGCCGACACCGATGCTTACTTCGGATCTCGAGGGTAAAGGAAATTTTTGATTCTTCCTAATGATATGCTTTTTATTTGAGTGGGGTTTTCTTGTGAATAGGCCTTTCTTGGAATTCAAACCGGTGTCGGGATCTTTCCAAGTCAATCCTCCACATTGTGATGAATTGATTGACGCAACGCTCGCACATATCGAGAAGCTATTGAATGATTCTATTGAACCGCTGAGGTGAGTATTGATTTGCTTTTGTCATAGTTAAAAATAGAAGACGCTTTTCTCGGAAAAGTAGCTTCACCTTTTGTGGACTTGTTCGTCAGGAACCTTTTAGATTTCAAGTCTTCTAAGTAAACATGCCTTTAGTTTGTATGGAAGAACACAGAATAAATGGGGGTTAATTGTGTTTACCGCAAACAATTGCAATTCCATTTCAATAAAGATAAATCATAAAAGGGTTGTGAGTGTCAAATGTGACTAAACGCAGCCGTATGTTGTGTAATTCTAAGAAACTTTTGGATACTAGTCATTAGTCAAGTGTATATCCAATAAAATCACAAAATGCTTGCTAATATACGTTAACGGAATCAGAGTACGATTAATAGTCACTGGTTTGAATCTTGACCGCAGGAAGACAGGATCAATATAAATCAATAGATTTCGGAAGGCCCCATTTTTGCCAGGTGCATGTTGAACATTTGATCCCTAACAACCACTCCTACTCTCTCCAACCCTATCACCACGGGATTACCCAGGCCAAGGTGTGCGCCTGCTGTTAACTGCAAAATTTAAGCCCCTTCGTCTTTCAATGGCTTGCACTTTTAGACTGCAGCTCTCTTTTGGGAGCACACGTTATATTAGAGTGAGGACATAATCAGGCTTGTGAACAAATACTGCTTTGTGATCAAAAATAGTGGACGAAAACTCACGCGAATATAGTGATTTACTAAGCGCCCCCTAGTGAAAATAAAGGCGCAACCCTACAATACCTAGCAGGCCCAGTATTCCACTAAGTAGACAGAATTGACATTTACGAGCGGGACAATCCAAAACCTAAACTTACAAAGTTTTTAGAAGCCTCAGTCAAACATCGCTGTTAAGCGCGCAAATACAGACAACGCGAAATTCCATGTGATCTTTTCAGTGTTAGAGGACGTTACTGATCTactgaaaaaaaaccaacaaGCGCCAAATGCATGGCATTGAAACAACACTGATCGCGAGTTTCTCGAATTCATCGAAGAATTGAGACTCCTCGTCGCCCTTGTTGTATATTTTATTTGTCCCACGACGACCCGGCAAGCTATCAAAGAGAGCTAAGTAGTCTGGTCCGGCCCACGAAGatcgtacgtggggacggaaacTGGCCAGGTTCTGGCCTATATATGCCAGTTGCCACTCGGTTTTTGGGCACTGGGCCCTGTGTTGCTAAATTCCAAGTGAGAGACATGGTTCTGAACTATTAATCCCGAAAATAATTTACACTGAATCATCATGAAATTTTCCGAATCAACTACAAAGTCTCATATACCAGAGAAAACTGGCCGACGCGATCACAAAATTTGCCGCGACGTTTGGTACGGGAGGTAGATTTCGATTCCAAGCACGTTCGAGGTCTTCttcccgaaaagggcgttcgggtagtcgcacgCTGGGACCCTCATCGGCTTcgacgatttgctggtaccatcgtcaATAAGGATCTCAAGCGATTAAATATACCACCGGATTGacgtttaacgcaacaaaaaactaggctcgcagGGTGCCTCGGCGACGGTTATCCGAAGCGCAGTATCACATCGCCTTACAATCTTCCGTCTAACAATACGTTGCTCCCTGGTTGACACAGGCGCTGAGATGTCGGTGCACCCTGTACCCCATCCGAATATTTTAATCCCGCAAAACCTGCGATTGACGGCCACCAACTCTTCTCCCATCCGCACCTATGGGTATaagcaggtggacgtgagtctcgaattgcgccgaacgttttcgtggcgtctCGTTCTGGCGGACATTAACATCCCtttattaggcgcagacttagTGTGTTACGATGGGCTAGTGGATTTGCAGAAGATGGCTTTGATAGACCCCGCCAACCTCATTATAGACGTAAGAGAAAATGTCTACCTTCCAAAATGGTGCTCTTTCGATAATGttcgaggacgttgccgacTCCCCCATTCACGAACGCCTCAGAAAGTATCGCAACATTATcacggaaagtagtttctccagtCGGTTAAGCGCGACGTGTGACACCACATCAAGTGCGtccactttcaccccagaagttTGCTActgcgattgttgatgaatctgggtatctgcagaccacaatagctgttggtcctgACTCATTCAAAGTTTAGGCGATAAAGAACTTTCCCCTACCAACTACGGGGAAGGATCTACGAAGGTttctgggcatgttaaacttctatcgtcttgTCTTGCTCAAGgctgctcatcaccaagcgatcctgaacgcctacttgtctgggcccaaaactaaagactcccgcaAGGTTTCGTGATCTGCTGAAGCCGTCCATGTGTTTGATACAGTCAAACAGAAACTTGTTGATGCATCACTACTAGCATTTCCTCAGCTAGATGCACCCCTCGCTGTGTTCGTCTATGCTCAGATAAaacggtaggcgccgctctccaccaacgggtgaatctaACCTGGCAATcgctgagcttcttttcaaagcaGCTCAATTCGAGTCTGGCTAgcttccagcgacaagaaaaaatgccctccttcaagcctTCTTGTTTTCATAGTGAAAATCGCTGCTTCGacctctctcattgtgaaaaaggggcaatcctcgacgttttccgcgctattgacatcaaaccGTACAGAATATTCGgcggaataatgcccgtacaatgcagttcatctggtcggtacttagtatgcaagacttacgattttccgggtggcaaACTTCTAGCCAAGTCCCTAAGGGtcttcattcacctcgttgaccagattCTGCCAGTCttcgagctttgcttttatttatcgcgctgcgaagtctcctttttgctgatctatactgtccCTTTAcgacgcatgcctcctcgttagcGTGTAAGCGTTGTgccaaatggcggagcttatgacactccctccactcaatttctgccgtccaccagtatatagaaggcttgtcgcggctgaGGCCCCTCCGGGTCAGGTTCATCGCTGAATTTACTTTGATGTCAGCAGCTACCCCCCGGAACGCCATCCTTCACAGTCTGGACGCCGAAGCGTTGGCgttgatccggtgtttaaaactacgagcctggttctcgccgccatttccagaattcgtttccctccggagtctggctgagggatgtcccattcaagggccctagcattaaaatcaccggctGCCTCgattcgcccctccgtgcccgaaacggcgtcATCCAAAGCATTAAGccagcgccgaaagtccggtatCATCTCATTCCGTATCAGGTAAGCGCTAAAAAACTTTatctctaaacaccgaatccagacaaactcgTTCCCTCGGCCTTTCGCAAGACCACGAAGTCGAATGtggtcccgaacccagatggcagcagtgcccGATAAGTAGAGATGCCATGAAACCGGGTTTCTGCTTCAGTATTGCTCgccgattagcactagatcagcattctcCTCTGcagcggatcatgccattcgcgcctTAGTCTTTTCGAGTTCTGccttaaagattggacaccgtcccgagcctgcagtgtgtgcgacgctctcatcaCCAGGTGCGCCAAGATCCCTCCAGAGACGGCAACTTTCGCTTTTATTGCAAGCCTTCGCTTGGTGACTTACCTGGCCGCATCTTCGGCATGctatcctcctgtccggtccattgcaagttgctgatgtgtgtccatagtttAGAcatctgtagcacttggtggggactatctgcattcgtaccctgcatactacccatccaattttaattttcccgcTGCTGAGGAGTTTGCTCGAAGTTCTGACacttgtagcactgcacttcctaATAATCTTTTGATAGAAGAGGTGAGGTATTCACCTTGAAGACTTCATTGAGCttttgagagggctcgaaagtagccatAAACATTCCCGATTGCGGCTTTAAAGGAAGTGCCGGATTATGACtatgcagaagcttatctgctcGCGTGACTAGATTCGACACGCTTTTAACCTTTAAATGTGGATGTTCCTCATTGAGTGCCCGCATTATGTCAGTCAATCTGTCTCTCTGTGGAGACCGCGGATGACGATGGACTGTGTCTTTAAGGCTAGTGAGATGCTCATTATGGCGTGTAGCCCCTTCTCTTTTAAAAGAGTAAAGATCGCTGTGTAATCTTCGATACTCTGAGCAAATATAAGGGTTCTGTCGGCTCTCGTGTTCTTTGGGGTTGCTTTCAGCCCTTTTTCTTTCTAAAGATTCTTAGAATCGTGGTACATTAATTTTGTACCCAGTGATCAGGGGGATTTTTGATTTTCTTGGTCGGGTATTTTAGGAAGAGGATGCCTGAAAGTTTCCCGGAGGGGCACGTAATGGCTAGCACTAACCTTGGGATTtagattcttctttttcctgCGCTACACGAACTTGAAGGgcttttcttcattttcgcGGATGATTATTTCGAGGCACATTTCGTTGTCTTGTTGCTGATGATCCTGTTCTTCTTGTTGGTGTCCTTCTGGGTGACGCTGCTACTCTTCTACTCGTTGGTTCCCTTCTGGGTGACGCTGACCTTATTGCTCTTGCGACTGTTCACCTACATTCCTTGTTAGCATTCTCCCTTCGAGTGTTTCCATCTGCTGCTGCAGTTGAAAGATGAGCGCCTGTTGGCACTCCAGTTGTAGGACCATGGCGGCCTTCTGCTCCAGCTAGGCGATATTTTCAAGGAGACTCGAGTGTCCCTCTATTCGCTCCGGAGGGCCTGTGGCTCCTTCCGATGATAACTCGTTTGGGAGTATCATCTAGCCTCTCTTAGCGGACGTCCTGTTCTCAAGCCCGTCCTTGGTGTTGGACGCAGATCTGAAATTGGAAAGAATTCGTTTCTTTAattgattgtttttttattttcctttgttGGTCGAAACAGTGTCGAATTATTAAAAACAAGTactaatggtttcgtcca includes:
- the LOC119649654 gene encoding mRNA (2'-O-methyladenosine-N(6)-)-methyltransferase encodes the protein MNDTASTSKDIVSVPSMPTGPSAWEQLTAPQNQNDAGAANNSNLTLASSSTSLLPTTPVKTISSPEPMAHTPQGPPTSHGPVYGEELTTELVNQGWRKFWSKRENRPYYWNRLTGESLWEMPGQQHRAFDPLTDPLGICSPGQPGPSPNSPQSNAHGNLKRRPSEDAQHPHQGHGGAPPPMKKFILSGPWDLEIFTNAVIVERPPTLLPHPHPEIEAMRAALTMKLVRTYEDLCLRRENIKAPRDSFIRWIMERKVIDRGCDPLLPSLCIPEVSPSMYREIMNDIPIKIVKPKFTGDARKQLSRYAEAAKYIIESRSAPAESKKIVKWNVEDTFQWLRRTVGASYEDFQDRLAHLKRQCEPHLVETVKGSVEALCTKIYNLSGEHAKRIREKHILLLKDHGIGEPTPPPPPPVLKKVWCYPIQFSVPSPRMPVVEYLQDRDHMVIKYTPSSMSQPDSLFINLTHLQKLEQLYRYNCFDDKKFDLFIGRVWCLLKRYQTFLGNSVNSSQEAEMTQASLPVPVFECLHRHFGVTFECFASPLNSYFRQFCSAFADTDAYFGSRGPFLEFKPVSGSFQVNPPHCDELIDATLAHIEKLLNDSIEPLSFIVFLPEWKCIAKLEENIYKRRSVIILGMAHEYRHGYQHITPQHEVTVKSMHGTVVVWLQNNAGYARWGPNENRVEALREAFRPARDKERDKLQQQQQQQQNSSSATNSNDSSGSSAAIDPASTANASNSI